The Ruania halotolerans genome contains the following window.
GTCTCCCGATCCGCAGCATCGAACGCGTTCCCGCTCTCGGCCAGCAGGTCACTCGGCTCGATGCTGCCGATCCCCACCACCGCGGCCGTCAGTTCGCGCCAGCGCTCCATCACCGCCTGAAGTCCAGGCTCGCGCAGCAAACTGTCGCGAGTCCCGCGATCGGCTACCACGCCGGGAGCCTGCACGTAGTACGCCTGCCCGCCGAGCATCCGCGCCAGTTCGCTCGCCAGCCGCTGCGCCTGCGTCTGCACCTCCGGCACGCCGATCCCGCCGAGCAGCTGCACCACTTCGCTCACGGTCGGGTTCACGGCCGGTCGCATCCGGTCCACGGTCGCGAGCAACGTCTGGCTCCAGGAGGCGATTCCCACCCGGTCCGCTCCCGTGAACGCCGTCTCCAGGTATGCCGCCCCTGCGCCCCCGATCGCGGCAATCTGCTCGGCCTCGTCGGCGTCGTCCTCGACGTCCACGATCACCGCCTCCGCCAGGCCGAACGCGCGCTCCAGCTCGCCCTCGAGCTCGGTGTGCAGCCCCGGCGCGATACTCACCGTCGTGCGCACCACCCCGAGTTGGGCGGCGCGCTTGAGCAGCCGCGACACCTTCGCCTGCGAGAGCCCGAGAGCGTCGGCGATCTGCGCCTGCCGCACCCCTTGCTCGTGGTACATCACCGCCACCTTCGTCAGCTGCCGTAGCTGCACGTCGATCGGCGGACCGTATCGTGAGGGCATCACTGCTCCTTCCCCAAGAGGTGCAAGCATATTCACAGATGAATGAATTGCGCCAGTGGGCGCACCGCGACTAGGCTCGAAATCGCTATCTCACCACGAAGGAGTGTCGACGATGATCGTCGGAGTGACCGGCAGTTCCGGCAAGCTCGGCCGTGCGACCGTAGCCCACTTGCAAGAGCACGGCCACGAGGTGATCGGCTTCGACCGTTCCGGCCCACAGGGCCCCGGCTTCACCCAGGTCGACCTCGGCGACTACGGCCAAACTCTCGACGCCCTGCTCGGCGTCACCGCACGCCACGAGGGCTTGGATGCCCTCGTCCACCTCGCGGCCATCCCGGTCAACGGCATCGTGCCCGACGCCGCCACCTTCGACGCCAACGTCAGCGCCACCTTCCACACCCTCTTCGCCGCGCACCGCGCCGGCATCCGCAACGTCGTCTTCGCCTCCAGCATCACCGCCATGGGGTTCCCCTTCGAGCAGGCCCCGCCGTCCCTCCCGGTGGACGAGACGTTCACCCGCGCGCACAACACCTACGGCCTCGGCAAGGTGGCCGAAGAAGCGATCGCCGCCCAGCTCACCGGCTGGACCGACGGCGCCTCGCTCACCGCACTCCGGTTCACGAACGTGGTCGCACCCGATGAGTACGCCACCTTCGAACGCGCCGGCGAGCCCACCTACCGGCGCGACCTGCTCGGCTCCTGGATCGACTCCCGCGACGGGGCTCTCGCCGTGCGCCTTGCCCTTGAAGCGCCCGCCACGGGCTTCCGCGTGTACAACGTCGCCCACCCCGAGTCCGGCAACAGCAGCCCCTCGGCCGAGGTGGCCGAGCGCTGGTTCCCCGGCACGCCCGTGGC
Protein-coding sequences here:
- a CDS encoding sugar-binding transcriptional regulator codes for the protein MPSRYGPPIDVQLRQLTKVAVMYHEQGVRQAQIADALGLSQAKVSRLLKRAAQLGVVRTTVSIAPGLHTELEGELERAFGLAEAVIVDVEDDADEAEQIAAIGGAGAAYLETAFTGADRVGIASWSQTLLATVDRMRPAVNPTVSEVVQLLGGIGVPEVQTQAQRLASELARMLGGQAYYVQAPGVVADRGTRDSLLREPGLQAVMERWRELTAAVVGIGSIEPSDLLAESGNAFDAADRETLLADGAVGDICHRVFRLDGSAIEGDVDARTISIPIDDFRRIPRRIGIAGGERKRDPVRGALAGGWVTTLITDARTARALL
- a CDS encoding NAD-dependent epimerase/dehydratase family protein, with protein sequence MIVGVTGSSGKLGRATVAHLQEHGHEVIGFDRSGPQGPGFTQVDLGDYGQTLDALLGVTARHEGLDALVHLAAIPVNGIVPDAATFDANVSATFHTLFAAHRAGIRNVVFASSITAMGFPFEQAPPSLPVDETFTRAHNTYGLGKVAEEAIAAQLTGWTDGASLTALRFTNVVAPDEYATFERAGEPTYRRDLLGSWIDSRDGALAVRLALEAPATGFRVYNVAHPESGNSSPSAEVAERWFPGTPVAGDLGEYESLMSTRKIQRELGFAAQHNWR